A window of Nocardiopsis sp. Huas11 genomic DNA:
GTCGGCAAGGTCGCTCTGGAGGCTGGTGGCCAACGGGTCGGAGACGATCTCGCTCATCCGTGGCAGGGTGAGCGCGAAGCCGTCGGGGTACCCGGCGTCGGCGAGGAGTTCGCGGGCGCGTTCGGGGTCGTGGTCGTAGTAGGTGTCCAGTTCGGGGTCGTAGGCGTCGGTCTGGGGGCCGAAGATCTGGCTGGTGGTCTCGCCCTGGCCGTCGCGGAGCTGTTCGAGCATGGTCTCGCGGTCCACGGCGTGGTTGATGGCTTGGCGGACCTCGGGTTCGGCGAGTTCGGGGGCGATGTGCCCGTCCCGGTCGAACAGGATGATGCCCTGGTAGTCGATGTCCTGGGGTTGGGTCTCCACCTTCTCGTCGCTTTCCGCGACCGCCTGCTGGTCGACGTCCTGGAGCAGGGCGGCGTTGATCTGCCCGGTGCGGACGCCGTTGACGATCGCGTTCTCGTTGTCGAAGAGGTTGATGGAGACCTCGTCGTAGGGCAGGTCCTCGCCCCAGTAGCCGTCGGCGCGGGTGTACACCCAGGTGGTGCCGACTGCGGTGCGGTCCTGGTCCAGTTCGTAGGGTCCGGTGCCGTCCGGGTCGGTGGTGAGGGAGTCGCCGTCGAAGGCGGCCGGGTTGGCCATGAGGCCCGCGGCGTCGCTGAGGTAGAAGACCATCGCCGGGTTGGGCTGTTCCAGGTGCAGGACGACGGTGGTGTCGTCGACGACCTCGACCTCCTCCAGGAGGGCCATGGTCTGGGCCTGGCCGCCGCCACCGTCGCGGAAGCGCTCCAGGTTGGCCCTGACCGCCTCGGCGTCGAACGGGGTTCCGTCGTCGAAGGTGACGTCCTCGCGCAGGGTGAGTGTGAGTTCGGTGAGGGACTCGTCGTAGGTCCACTCCGTGGCCAGCATGGGCGTGTAGCCGCCGTCGGGCTCCCGTTTGACGAGCGTGTCGTAGACCGCCTGGAAGTAGGGCATCGCGCTGCCCATCGCCTCGGCCGGGTCCAGGCTCTGCGGGACGGTCATGGTCCCGATCGTCAGGGATGAGGCGTCCGTGTCAGCGCTGGAACCGGCACAGCCGGTCAGCATGAGCACGAGCGCCCCTGCGGCGGCCACACCTGTGTTGATGCGGGTTTTCGTCTGCATGTCCCACTCCGGTGAGCACGGCCCGGAGGAAGCTCCGGGGGATCGATTGATGTGTCTGGCACCACAAATTAACCACGTGGTAGGTTTCGTGTCGGTCACCGTACAACACCGGAACCGATCCAGGAAGAGCGGAGGGAACAGGCGGCCGAAACCGTAATCTCGGAGCCACCACGGTCTGCACGGCCGCCGAGAGACCCAGACACTCGTGGCACGAACACGCGACAACCCGCTAGGAGACCGTCCCGTGACGGACAGAGAGCGCGCCCGGCAGCGCCTGAACCAGGGCCCTCGTATGAGCAAGGGGGAACGCACCCGGCAGCGCATCATCGACTCCGCCACGGAGCTGTTCTCAAGGTCCGGCTACCGAGCGGTGTCCCTGCGCGACATCGCCGCGCACGCCGGGCTCACCCACGCCGGGGTGCTCCACCACTTCCCCAACAAGGAGGCGACTCTCATACACGTGCTGAGCAGGCGCGACGCGGTCGATGCCCCTCTTATCCTCGACGAGGGCCTCACCCCCCGGGAGCTCGTCGGCAACATCGTGAAAATCGTCGAACGCAACACGGGCACCCCGGGCCTGGTCTCGCTCTACGTCAACCTGTCGGCCGAGGCCACCGACCCCGCCCACCCCGCGCACGCATACTTCTTCGGCCGCTACCAGATCCTGCGCGGCCTGCTCGTACCCGCGTTCGCCGCCCTGCTCGACGATCGGACCGAAGCCACCCCCGCGCCCTCCCCCGAGACGGCCGCACAGCAGTTCCTCGCCATCCTGGACGGACTCCAGGTCCAGTGGCTCCTGGAGCCGGGCGCCGTCGACATGCGGGCCTCCGTTCTCGCCTTCCTGCGCAGCCTCGGGATCCCCGCCCCGGACGACGGACTCGGGGACCGGATCGCGGCCGACACCACCGACGCCGCCGACCCCACGAGCAGCACCGGCAACAACGGCAGCAACGGCAGCAACGGCAGCAACGGCAGCAACGGCCCAAACAACCCCACGAACACCACCGACCCCACCCAGGAAAGGCCCAGATGAGTACCCACCCCCGGCTCGGCCCTGCCGTGAAGGCCTCGGTCACCTCCGGCTCCGACACCTGGCACAGCACCGGGGTGGAGGGCGAACTGCGCCCCCTCCACCTGGCCGACGGCCCGCACGGCCTGCGGCAGCAACCCGAGGATGGCGACCACCTCGGCATCGGCGGCAGTGTCCCCGCCACCTGTTTCCCTCCCGCCGTCGGGCTCGGCTCCACCTGGAACCCGGCCCTGGTGCGCAGGGTCGGCGAGGCCCTGGGCGGTGAGGCGAGCTCGCTGGGGGTGGACGTCGTCCTCGGCCCCGGCATGAACATCAAGCGTTCGCCCCTGTGCGGCCGTAACTTCGAGTACGTCTCCGAGGACCCCCACGTCACCGCGCGGATCGCCGCCGCACTGGTGGAGGGCATCCAGTCCCAGGGCGTCGGCGCCTGCGTCAAGCACTTCGCCGCCAACAACCAGGAGACCGACCGGCACCGAGTCAGCGCCGAGGTGGACGAGCGCACCCTGCGCGAGATCTACCTCCCCGCCTTCGAGGAGGTCATCCGCACCACCGAACCCGCCATGGTGATGAGCTCCTACAACCGGCTCAACGGGGTGTACACCAGCCAGGACCCGTGGCTGCTGACCGACCTGCTGCGCGGCGAGTGGGGGTTCGAGGGCGTGGTGGTCTCCGACTGGGGCGCCGTCGTCGACCGGGTCGCCGCGGTGCGCGCCGGACTCGACCTGGAGATGCCGCCCAGCGGCACCGACCAGCTCGTCGCGGACGCCGTGCACCGCGGCGACCTGGACGAGTCCGTGCTGGACACGGTGGTGGAGCGGTTGAAACGGCTCCAGGAGCGGGTGTGGACCGACACCACCCGTT
This region includes:
- a CDS encoding TetR/AcrR family transcriptional regulator; its protein translation is MTDRERARQRLNQGPRMSKGERTRQRIIDSATELFSRSGYRAVSLRDIAAHAGLTHAGVLHHFPNKEATLIHVLSRRDAVDAPLILDEGLTPRELVGNIVKIVERNTGTPGLVSLYVNLSAEATDPAHPAHAYFFGRYQILRGLLVPAFAALLDDRTEATPAPSPETAAQQFLAILDGLQVQWLLEPGAVDMRASVLAFLRSLGIPAPDDGLGDRIAADTTDAADPTSSTGNNGSNGSNGSNGSNGPNNPTNTTDPTQERPR
- a CDS encoding ABC transporter substrate-binding protein, with translation MQTKTRINTGVAAAGALVLMLTGCAGSSADTDASSLTIGTMTVPQSLDPAEAMGSAMPYFQAVYDTLVKREPDGGYTPMLATEWTYDESLTELTLTLREDVTFDDGTPFDAEAVRANLERFRDGGGGQAQTMALLEEVEVVDDTTVVLHLEQPNPAMVFYLSDAAGLMANPAAFDGDSLTTDPDGTGPYELDQDRTAVGTTWVYTRADGYWGEDLPYDEVSINLFDNENAIVNGVRTGQINAALLQDVDQQAVAESDEKVETQPQDIDYQGIILFDRDGHIAPELAEPEVRQAINHAVDRETMLEQLRDGQGETTSQIFGPQTDAYDPELDTYYDHDPERARELLADAGYPDGFALTLPRMSEIVSDPLATSLQSDLADVGIDLTWDNLDSGSALNSIFTEQAYPGMVMNNAQPAEDWVTTVELVLPGTFNFFGTTDETVQDLTHTIQTSPDGEAADQARELNRHLVEQGWFVPFYRMTFLHVSDGTVDVEPQSGMAVPALYNYAPAE